The following proteins come from a genomic window of Pseudomonas sp. Z8(2022):
- a CDS encoding sulfite exporter TauE/SafE family protein: MNLFDLLLNLLLGLGLGTLGGLFGIGGGLIAIPVLGIVFGLDQQLAQGTALVMVVPNVMLAIWRYHQRNRIDLRHALLLGVTSFFCAWLASLYAVELDSRTMRWAFVGFLLALAAYNLLRMLMAQAPVSGELRHHWGWFGVLGGVSGAMGGLFGVGGAVVATPVLTSVFGTTQVVAQGLSLSLALPSTGVTLLTYALHQHVNWWMGIPLTVGGLLSISWGVRLAHSLPERLLRSMFCGFLLLCALLLALESSGGL, encoded by the coding sequence ATGAATCTGTTCGACCTGTTGCTGAATCTGTTGCTGGGGCTGGGCCTCGGAACGCTGGGTGGCCTCTTCGGGATCGGCGGCGGTCTGATCGCCATTCCGGTGCTGGGTATCGTTTTCGGGTTGGATCAGCAATTGGCGCAGGGGACCGCGTTGGTCATGGTGGTGCCGAACGTGATGTTGGCTATCTGGCGCTACCACCAGAGAAACCGCATCGATCTTCGGCATGCCCTGCTTCTGGGTGTCACCAGTTTCTTCTGCGCGTGGCTGGCTTCGCTGTATGCCGTGGAGTTGGACTCGCGCACCATGCGCTGGGCGTTCGTCGGTTTTCTGTTGGCGCTGGCGGCCTACAATCTGTTGCGCATGCTGATGGCTCAGGCGCCTGTCAGCGGCGAACTGCGTCACCACTGGGGCTGGTTTGGCGTACTGGGCGGGGTTTCAGGTGCCATGGGTGGTCTGTTCGGTGTCGGAGGCGCGGTGGTGGCCACGCCGGTGCTCACCAGTGTGTTCGGCACTACCCAGGTGGTGGCGCAGGGGCTGTCGCTGTCACTGGCGTTGCCCAGCACGGGGGTGACACTGCTGACTTATGCGTTGCACCAGCACGTCAACTGGTGGATGGGCATTCCGCTGACCGTCGGAGGCCTGCTCAGCATCAGTTGGGGCGTGCGCCTGGCCCATTCGCTGCCTGAACGCCTGCTACGCAGTATGTTCTGCGGCTTTTTGCTGCTCTGTGCGCTGCTGCTCGCACTGGAGTCGAGCGGCGGCCTATAG
- a CDS encoding DUF1127 domain-containing protein, which produces MKGQKGYALANAIHFERLPSLAGLWRMLRRWRQLARERQQLARLDDMALKDLGLSRADVLQEAERPFWDDPLRK; this is translated from the coding sequence ATGAAAGGTCAGAAAGGTTACGCGCTGGCTAATGCCATCCACTTCGAACGTCTGCCGTCATTGGCTGGACTTTGGCGTATGCTGCGGCGCTGGCGCCAGCTGGCTCGTGAGCGGCAGCAGTTGGCGCGGCTGGATGACATGGCACTGAAGGATCTGGGATTGTCCCGGGCCGATGTGTTGCAGGAAGCGGAACGGCCGTTCTGGGATGACCCGCTGCGAAAGTGA
- a CDS encoding DUF3291 domain-containing protein: MSVYHLAQLNIAWMKAPLASPQMADFVANLERINALAEDSPVYIWRLQDEAAERLAHLREHGATEHAFTFRHAFAAPA; the protein is encoded by the coding sequence TTGTCCGTATATCACCTGGCCCAGCTGAACATTGCCTGGATGAAGGCGCCACTAGCGTCGCCGCAGATGGCTGATTTCGTCGCCAACCTTGAGCGCATCAATGCCCTAGCCGAGGACTCGCCCGTTTACATCTGGCGTTTGCAGGACGAAGCGGCCGAGCGCCTGGCCCATCTACGCGAGCACGGTGCCACGGAGCATGCATTTACCTTTCGCCATGCGTTTGCGGCGCCGGCCTGA
- the earP gene encoding elongation factor P maturation arginine rhamnosyltransferase EarP: MARWDIFCSVVDNYGDIGVTWRLARQLVAEQAHSVRLWVDELDAFVRLCPDASIGAECQYQAGVEVRQWREPFPVVEPAEVVIEAFACQLPPSYIEAMARDGTKPLWLNLEYLSAEVWVAGCHGLPSPQPGGLQKFFFFPGFVAGTGGLLREADLLTRRRAFQGDMSAQQAFLRSLGVTRQAGARLISLFAYENPALAGWLDALVADSQPTQLLVPQGKVLGDLQRWFGETQLAPGDQRHRGNLQIHVLPFVAQDDYDRLLWCCDLNAVRGEDSFIRAQWAGRPLLWHIYPQEEGAHWDKLEAFLALYSPELPPEISAAHAALWRAWNAGREMEQAWSDLQSAWPTLQRHAERWCDIQADRPDLATALEQFYLNWLSYAA; the protein is encoded by the coding sequence GTGGCCAGGTGGGACATTTTCTGCAGCGTGGTGGACAACTACGGTGATATCGGTGTCACCTGGCGGCTGGCCCGGCAACTGGTGGCTGAGCAGGCCCACTCAGTGCGACTGTGGGTCGATGAGCTGGACGCGTTCGTGCGTTTGTGCCCTGACGCAAGCATTGGCGCCGAGTGTCAGTACCAGGCCGGCGTAGAGGTCCGTCAGTGGCGTGAGCCGTTCCCTGTGGTTGAGCCTGCCGAGGTGGTGATCGAGGCTTTTGCCTGTCAGTTGCCGCCTTCCTATATAGAAGCAATGGCCCGCGACGGTACGAAGCCTTTGTGGCTGAACCTGGAATATCTCAGCGCCGAGGTATGGGTCGCGGGCTGTCATGGGCTGCCGTCACCGCAGCCGGGGGGCTTGCAGAAGTTCTTCTTCTTTCCCGGGTTCGTAGCGGGTACGGGGGGATTGTTACGCGAGGCCGATTTGCTAACGCGACGACGCGCCTTTCAGGGCGATATGTCGGCGCAGCAGGCATTTCTGCGTTCGCTGGGCGTGACGCGTCAGGCTGGTGCGCGGCTGATTTCCTTGTTCGCTTACGAGAATCCTGCGCTGGCAGGCTGGCTGGATGCGCTGGTGGCTGACTCGCAGCCCACTCAGCTGCTGGTGCCTCAAGGCAAGGTCCTCGGCGATCTGCAGCGCTGGTTCGGTGAGACGCAACTGGCGCCAGGTGATCAGCGTCATCGCGGCAATCTGCAGATCCACGTTCTGCCTTTCGTCGCTCAGGACGATTATGACCGCCTGTTGTGGTGTTGCGATCTCAATGCCGTGCGCGGCGAGGATTCCTTCATTCGCGCGCAGTGGGCGGGGAGGCCGTTGCTCTGGCACATCTATCCGCAGGAAGAAGGGGCGCACTGGGACAAGCTCGAAGCTTTTCTTGCGCTCTATAGCCCTGAGCTGCCGCCGGAAATTTCGGCCGCGCATGCCGCCTTGTGGCGCGCGTGGAATGCGGGGAGGGAAATGGAGCAGGCCTGGTCTGACCTGCAAAGCGCATGGCCGACACTGCAGCGACATGCCGAGCGCTGGTGCGATATACAGGCCGATCGGCCGGACCTTGCCACAGCGCTGGAACAGTTTTATCTAAATTGGCTATCATACGCGGCCTAG
- a CDS encoding type II toxin-antitoxin system ParD family antitoxin, which translates to MSTMNISLPDTLKSFVDEQVNQRGYGTSSEYVRELIRKDQDRQHLRGLLLAGAASAPAAPADADYFESLRARVRNAQG; encoded by the coding sequence ATGAGCACCATGAATATCTCCCTGCCGGACACCCTCAAGAGCTTCGTCGATGAACAGGTGAACCAGCGCGGTTACGGCACCAGCAGCGAATACGTCCGCGAATTGATTCGCAAGGATCAAGACCGCCAACACCTGCGTGGCCTGCTGCTTGCCGGTGCTGCATCCGCTCCCGCCGCCCCTGCCGATGCTGACTACTTCGAATCGCTCCGTGCCCGCGTGCGGAACGCCCAAGGATGA
- a CDS encoding LysR family transcriptional regulator — protein MNPDALTDQLELFLDVLETGSFSAAARRHPLTPSAVARRIDALERAMGSSLFSRTTHAVRVTPAGLAFAERARRILAELHLARAEAVSLSSAPEGLIRIDAPSPFGRRHLAPAIADFLRANPGLDVQLRLIDSFIDLQGEHLGEVDIVVRIGPLPDSRLVATPLASMTRIVCASPDYLRRRGIPRSPLELEQHDGLDWDSLAPPYAWRFEVDGKLQLCKPKRLRQTSNNAETLLFSALAGLGVAHLPTWMSSEHLQRGELIPLFCEHGLPAAEPVNIYALRLEREASPRTRLLLSFLKQRFGFPPPWDQALQANLAAPQQ, from the coding sequence ATGAATCCCGATGCCCTGACCGACCAGCTGGAACTCTTCCTCGACGTGCTGGAAACCGGCAGCTTCTCTGCCGCTGCAAGACGCCATCCCCTCACGCCTTCGGCGGTGGCCCGGCGCATAGACGCGCTGGAACGCGCCATGGGCAGCAGCCTGTTCAGCCGAACCACCCACGCAGTACGTGTCACTCCTGCAGGTCTGGCCTTCGCCGAGCGAGCCCGGCGCATTCTCGCCGAGCTACACCTGGCGCGGGCCGAGGCGGTGTCGCTGAGCAGCGCACCGGAAGGTCTGATCCGCATCGACGCGCCCTCGCCCTTCGGCCGTCGTCATCTTGCCCCGGCGATTGCCGACTTCCTGCGCGCCAATCCCGGTCTCGACGTACAACTGCGTCTGATCGACAGCTTCATCGACCTGCAAGGCGAGCACCTGGGCGAAGTGGATATCGTCGTGCGCATCGGCCCGTTGCCCGACAGCCGATTGGTCGCAACACCATTGGCCTCGATGACTCGTATCGTCTGCGCCAGCCCCGACTACCTGCGCCGGCGCGGTATTCCGCGAAGCCCGCTGGAGCTGGAGCAACACGACGGCCTCGACTGGGACAGCCTCGCACCACCCTATGCCTGGCGTTTCGAAGTCGATGGCAAGCTGCAGCTGTGCAAACCCAAACGTCTGCGCCAGACCAGCAACAACGCCGAAACCCTGCTGTTCAGCGCCCTCGCCGGTCTGGGCGTGGCTCACCTGCCGACCTGGATGAGCAGCGAGCACCTGCAACGTGGAGAGCTGATTCCGCTGTTCTGCGAACATGGCCTTCCGGCGGCCGAGCCGGTGAACATCTACGCCCTACGCCTGGAGCGCGAAGCCAGCCCACGTACACGCCTGCTGCTGAGCTTTCTCAAGCAGCGTTTCGGTTTCCCGCCACCCTGGGATCAGGCGCTTCAGGCGAACCTCGCGGCCCCACAGCAGTAA
- a CDS encoding CHAD domain-containing protein: protein MPLVDQMLSQVLVLQVNLYACKARLEADSDPEALHDLRIAVRRVRSLLHPLRRHPAVVPLRHAASEVGQITTPVRDLEVLAAELGRRGLAAGCSARLGRLRSHYRDILASPELERLFTRLDLWPDEFRAAQREGDFDNLAIRIVNQITKQSRQLMSALGNTNHDPHELRLLAKRLRYCAEAFPRLSPLPSATFQALKQMQSVLGDWHDRYQWCLRANQEQDLQGLVPVWEQESVQLLAESELIAARLSSLLRPEKKDSAP from the coding sequence ATGCCGCTTGTCGATCAGATGCTTTCTCAAGTGCTCGTTCTGCAGGTCAACCTTTACGCCTGCAAGGCTCGTCTAGAGGCTGATAGCGACCCCGAAGCACTACATGACCTGCGCATTGCTGTGCGCCGTGTTCGCAGTCTTCTCCATCCTCTAAGGCGGCATCCGGCTGTTGTACCGCTTCGCCATGCAGCATCAGAGGTTGGCCAGATCACCACACCCGTCCGCGACCTTGAAGTTCTTGCTGCTGAGCTTGGCCGGCGTGGTCTTGCTGCTGGTTGCAGTGCTCGTTTGGGTCGGCTTCGTTCGCATTACAGAGACATACTCGCCTCCCCTGAGCTTGAGCGACTCTTTACGCGCCTTGATCTATGGCCTGACGAGTTTCGTGCGGCTCAGCGAGAAGGCGACTTCGACAACCTCGCCATCAGGATCGTCAACCAGATTACCAAGCAGTCTCGACAGCTAATGTCTGCGCTTGGCAACACCAACCACGATCCGCACGAACTAAGGTTGCTCGCCAAACGTCTTCGCTATTGCGCTGAAGCCTTCCCACGCCTGTCACCGCTGCCGTCTGCCACTTTTCAAGCACTCAAGCAGATGCAGTCAGTGCTTGGCGATTGGCATGACCGCTATCAGTGGTGCCTGCGGGCTAATCAAGAACAAGACCTGCAAGGCCTGGTCCCTGTCTGGGAACAAGAGTCCGTCCAATTGCTGGCTGAGTCCGAACTGATTGCAGCTCGGCTATCGTCACTGCTCCGCCCAGAGAAGAAAGACTCCGCCCCCTGA
- a CDS encoding LysR substrate-binding domain-containing protein: MAYHASIDTELLRSFVAIADTGGFTRAAETVNRTQSAISMQMKRLEDDVVQRQLFERDGRQVRLTPEGQVLLGYARRILKLHGEVLNTLREPHMVGAVRIGTPDDYVMRFLPEILSRFAQAYPLVQVEVHCEPSGQLLLRQDLDLTIVTRQPGKEIGQLLRQERFAWAVAQGFAPHEQNPMPLAMFNADCFCREWACNALDAIGRPYRIAYTSPSLSALFAVVRAGLAVTAQLQSLITPDLRILGEAEGLPLLPLTSIVLLRNEGSQSPVTECLADHIVEGFRL, translated from the coding sequence ATGGCCTACCACGCCAGTATCGATACCGAACTGCTGCGCAGCTTTGTTGCCATCGCCGACACCGGCGGTTTCACCCGCGCTGCGGAGACGGTCAATCGCACCCAGTCGGCCATAAGCATGCAGATGAAGCGCCTGGAAGATGACGTGGTACAGCGCCAGCTATTCGAACGCGACGGCCGCCAGGTGCGGCTGACGCCAGAGGGCCAGGTGCTGCTGGGCTATGCCCGGCGCATCCTCAAGCTGCACGGCGAAGTGCTCAACACCCTGCGCGAACCGCATATGGTCGGTGCCGTGCGCATCGGCACGCCGGACGACTACGTGATGCGCTTTCTGCCGGAGATTCTCTCGCGCTTCGCCCAGGCCTACCCGCTGGTGCAGGTGGAGGTGCATTGCGAGCCTTCCGGTCAGTTGCTGCTGCGCCAGGATCTCGACCTGACCATCGTCACCCGCCAGCCCGGCAAGGAGATCGGCCAACTGCTGCGCCAGGAACGCTTCGCCTGGGCCGTCGCCCAGGGTTTTGCCCCGCATGAACAGAACCCGATGCCGCTGGCCATGTTCAATGCCGACTGTTTCTGCCGCGAGTGGGCCTGCAACGCGCTGGACGCCATTGGCCGGCCCTACCGCATCGCCTACACCAGCCCCAGCCTGTCGGCGCTCTTCGCCGTGGTGCGCGCCGGTCTGGCCGTCACCGCGCAACTGCAAAGTCTGATCACCCCGGATTTGCGCATCCTCGGCGAAGCTGAAGGTCTGCCCTTGCTACCGTTGACCAGCATCGTCCTGTTGCGCAACGAGGGCAGCCAGTCACCCGTCACCGAATGCCTGGCCGATCACATCGTCGAAGGTTTCCGCCTATAG
- the efp gene encoding elongation factor P, translated as MKTAQEMRVNSVALIDGQPWLIQKAEFTKSGRNSAIVKMKLKNLLNGSKTETVYKADDKMEPVILERKEVTLSYISGDDYVFMDPEYNSYELRAEDLESVLPFIEEGMTDVCEAVFFEGKVISVDLPTTIVRQVVYTENAARGDTSGKVMKPAKLRNGTEIKVAEFVDIDDWIEIDTRDGSYKGRTQAPQA; from the coding sequence ATGAAAACTGCACAAGAAATGAGAGTCAACAGCGTGGCCCTGATCGACGGCCAGCCGTGGCTGATTCAGAAGGCCGAGTTCACCAAGTCCGGTCGTAACAGCGCCATCGTCAAGATGAAGCTGAAGAACCTGCTCAACGGCTCCAAGACCGAGACCGTCTACAAAGCCGACGACAAGATGGAGCCGGTGATTCTCGAGCGCAAGGAAGTGACCCTGTCCTACATCAGCGGTGACGACTATGTGTTCATGGATCCGGAGTACAACTCCTACGAGCTGCGCGCCGAAGACCTGGAAAGCGTTCTGCCGTTCATCGAAGAAGGCATGACCGACGTCTGCGAAGCCGTGTTCTTCGAAGGCAAAGTGATCTCCGTTGACCTGCCGACCACCATCGTGCGTCAGGTTGTCTACACCGAGAACGCTGCTCGTGGTGACACTTCCGGCAAGGTGATGAAGCCTGCCAAGCTGCGCAACGGTACCGAGATCAAGGTTGCCGAGTTCGTCGACATCGACGACTGGATCGAGATCGACACCCGTGACGGTTCCTACAAGGGCCGCACCCAGGCGCCGCAAGCCTGA
- a CDS encoding DMT family transporter encodes MTAVRKGADFFLFQLMLLLCAIWGSQQVAIKLAADDIAPMLQVALRSGIAALLVGLLLAWQRGWREWLGCTWLAGVLAGVLFALEFFFIALGLRHTTASHMAVFLYTAPIFSALGLHLMLPSERLRRLQWLGIALCFGGVVMAFGVGGNWAQIDAGMLLGDALGLCAGMAWGMTTVVVRGSRLSEAPAGLTLFYQLAVAFLLLLGYALVVVDLGQLRWTPLAIASILLQGVVVSFFTYLVWFWLLRRYLASNMAVFSFMTPLFGVTFGVLVLDEPLTLNFVIGAVLVLSGIALVSSEAWLRRRLAGWRGIAQQP; translated from the coding sequence ATGACCGCGGTACGCAAGGGCGCCGATTTTTTTCTGTTCCAGCTGATGCTGTTGTTGTGCGCCATCTGGGGTAGCCAGCAGGTGGCGATCAAGCTGGCGGCCGACGATATCGCGCCGATGCTGCAGGTAGCCCTGCGTTCCGGCATCGCCGCGCTGCTGGTCGGCCTGCTGTTGGCGTGGCAACGCGGCTGGCGCGAATGGCTGGGCTGTACCTGGCTGGCCGGTGTGTTGGCGGGCGTGCTGTTCGCACTGGAGTTTTTCTTCATTGCGCTGGGTCTGCGCCATACCACGGCTTCACACATGGCGGTGTTTCTTTATACAGCGCCGATCTTCTCGGCGCTGGGGCTGCACCTGATGCTGCCCAGCGAGCGTCTGCGCCGCCTGCAATGGTTGGGTATTGCGCTGTGTTTCGGCGGCGTGGTGATGGCTTTCGGCGTGGGCGGTAACTGGGCCCAGATTGATGCCGGCATGCTGCTTGGCGATGCGCTGGGGCTGTGCGCAGGTATGGCCTGGGGCATGACAACAGTGGTGGTACGTGGCTCGCGTCTGTCGGAAGCGCCGGCCGGGCTGACGCTGTTCTATCAGCTGGCAGTGGCCTTCTTGCTACTGCTCGGCTACGCGCTGGTGGTGGTCGATCTCGGCCAACTGCGTTGGACTCCGCTCGCCATCGCCAGCATTCTGCTGCAGGGCGTGGTGGTGTCGTTCTTCACCTACCTGGTGTGGTTCTGGCTTTTGCGCCGTTATCTGGCGTCGAACATGGCGGTGTTCTCGTTCATGACGCCGCTGTTCGGGGTGACCTTCGGCGTGCTGGTGCTGGACGAGCCGCTGACGCTGAACTTCGTCATCGGGGCCGTGCTGGTGCTGTCGGGTATCGCCCTGGTCAGCAGCGAGGCCTGGCTGCGTCGGCGCCTGGCAGGCTGGCGTGGCATAGCGCAGCAGCCCTGA
- a CDS encoding type II toxin-antitoxin system RelE/ParE family toxin yields the protein MKQKLVIPRELANRDIDNAIAYYLEEQAEKAALGFVDALERAYKQISRHPASGSARYAHELDLPGLRSWPLQRYPYLVFYVEQDTHIDVWRVLHEMKDLPTWLSTTQES from the coding sequence ATGAAGCAAAAGCTCGTCATCCCGCGTGAGTTAGCTAACCGAGACATAGACAACGCCATTGCCTACTACCTTGAAGAACAGGCTGAGAAAGCCGCGCTAGGTTTCGTTGATGCCCTGGAGCGTGCCTACAAGCAGATCAGCCGCCACCCTGCCTCCGGCTCTGCACGCTACGCCCATGAACTGGATCTGCCCGGCCTGCGCTCCTGGCCACTCCAGCGCTATCCCTACCTTGTGTTCTACGTTGAACAAGACACCCACATTGATGTTTGGCGGGTTCTGCACGAAATGAAAGATCTACCTACGTGGCTCAGCACCACTCAAGAAAGCTAG